One window of Tenacibaculum maritimum NCIMB 2154 genomic DNA carries:
- a CDS encoding DUF2194 domain-containing protein, giving the protein MKKGFLIIQISASLLLMFLVLNGNIFSDKKLGVTDSQKDTSRKKYTTSDYFLKSTTPLIGYLINEKDTIVNWPYESAKIVCDYTKIPFATIKLTDLNDEKYIIPTSLKAICIDDTKKISEKAIQKILKFVANGGNLIIPNFIEDRRFGYLIGLDKDESKYTYNTTAKGIKYQKNFIPNINNVISHKKNIHYGLDLKSFKKDIEVLAYAANEKKYPVIIQNKVGLGKVIFYNSGVVIAKHERGILFASLLSTLEGVPYPIASVAAFFLDDFPSPIYSFRKEPISTEYNITNQEFVNDIWWPDMVTLAKKHNIIYTATIIFNYEENTHPPFFFREWERTRHHNASVPHLITKDFLAKKHELGIHGYNHVSLLKRDWNPKNIDIALLSVKKKWVLNEYERLPASYIPPSNYIDKMGIESLSKFLPSIKYMCSSYEGTFTKGGDREYNPEPYSDYMFGMPRTTSGYYLKDPKRFIKESVYLFTGIWSHFVHPDDVYQFPNKDNDKVRGHFKYRNELSLNWRSKNSKGLKGMFQTMDSILATHRKNYPFTEFLDVRAGGTRVANIRNSNFEHYKDHDFYRVKNLNDNLEAQNWFVYISEKRTKEISKYLKENKIPFTTLPFQKGTLFNVKTAKQSIKIPLAKVSKKIVDFEKISSEYQEDLTFRSTISFSDTMVTEKIKALRKELLLSKTIDLEKWKLYAKYAGWLKREMQFWIDLENYYYINQNYETAALSKELAKLIWYITEGDNEKWLERQILTTNNPEIKLLLLKAYVKNFNTENNSIAITSKLKLIAELEPTVANKTSYISNLLWNNLPETLAVLEILEPSDDYKEIAESIAWFFYEKEQIQKAIAWAKLTDKITIDTKLYWLFNAKLYDELKEFYAQHIKEHPNDDLAKKTMSDIYLTRNKFKESWLIASTINNDYKDYDKTQKELNKVFSYQELPLRKDILINHGTYLLNKEKEQVLVTIESGDAINLHGFINTNKSNIDYFDRSMTYSLVTEKLATHNISATSTLITSEFNHTEQTLYGLQYEFKNSKTGGNKINYAARLRAETNKSRYYYQLALKGNYNIRNSFISLNYDLYPVKNEIAYRKDIYRNQLGLYVERNFKNKTNFRIYSEANYYTDHETDLTFGASANKPIYLFGNHQFGAALEASTSLGSADRVNGFPYFMIKNQSFGGGGVNYLFRNKDNSTNISLDGMYFADSYSGGFSRFRAQINLQFLKYYFLHLNGELFNNKLYHSNSLNIGVTYHIK; this is encoded by the coding sequence ATGAAAAAAGGCTTTTTAATTATACAAATATCAGCGAGTTTACTATTAATGTTTTTAGTATTAAATGGGAATATATTTTCAGATAAAAAGCTGGGAGTAACCGATTCTCAAAAAGATACTTCAAGAAAGAAATATACGACAAGTGACTATTTCTTAAAAAGCACTACTCCTTTAATCGGTTATCTAATCAATGAAAAAGACACCATTGTGAATTGGCCTTATGAAAGCGCAAAAATAGTATGTGATTATACCAAAATTCCATTTGCTACAATAAAACTTACAGATTTAAATGATGAAAAATACATCATTCCTACTTCACTCAAAGCTATTTGTATTGATGATACTAAAAAAATATCTGAGAAAGCTATTCAAAAAATTTTAAAATTTGTTGCTAATGGAGGAAACTTGATAATCCCCAATTTTATTGAAGACAGGCGATTTGGCTACTTAATTGGTTTAGATAAAGACGAATCAAAATATACTTACAATACTACCGCAAAAGGAATCAAGTATCAAAAAAACTTTATCCCTAATATAAATAATGTAATTTCCCATAAAAAAAACATTCATTACGGTCTTGATTTAAAAAGTTTTAAAAAAGATATTGAGGTACTAGCATATGCAGCAAATGAAAAAAAATATCCTGTCATCATTCAGAATAAAGTTGGTTTAGGAAAAGTAATTTTTTATAACTCTGGAGTGGTAATAGCAAAACATGAAAGAGGTATATTGTTCGCATCTCTCTTATCTACATTAGAAGGAGTTCCATACCCTATAGCTAGTGTAGCTGCTTTTTTCTTAGATGATTTTCCTAGTCCCATATATTCTTTCAGGAAAGAACCTATATCAACAGAATACAATATTACCAATCAAGAATTTGTAAACGATATTTGGTGGCCAGATATGGTTACCTTGGCAAAAAAACACAATATTATATATACTGCTACTATAATTTTTAATTATGAAGAAAACACGCATCCTCCATTTTTCTTTAGAGAATGGGAAAGAACAAGGCACCATAATGCGTCTGTTCCTCACCTAATTACTAAAGATTTTTTAGCAAAAAAACATGAGCTTGGAATTCATGGCTACAATCACGTCTCTTTACTTAAAAGGGATTGGAATCCTAAAAATATTGATATCGCGCTTTTATCTGTAAAGAAAAAATGGGTATTGAATGAATACGAAAGGTTACCTGCTTCCTACATTCCTCCATCTAACTATATTGATAAAATGGGTATTGAGTCTTTAAGTAAGTTCCTTCCTTCTATAAAATATATGTGTAGTAGTTACGAAGGAACTTTTACAAAGGGAGGTGATAGGGAATACAACCCTGAACCTTACTCTGATTACATGTTTGGGATGCCTAGAACAACCTCTGGATATTATTTAAAAGACCCTAAAAGGTTTATTAAAGAGTCAGTGTACTTATTCACTGGAATTTGGTCTCATTTTGTACACCCCGATGATGTATATCAATTTCCTAATAAGGATAATGATAAGGTTAGAGGACACTTTAAATATAGAAATGAACTTTCGCTTAACTGGAGATCCAAAAATTCGAAAGGATTAAAAGGAATGTTTCAAACAATGGATAGTATTTTAGCTACGCATAGAAAAAATTATCCTTTTACAGAATTCCTTGATGTTAGAGCTGGAGGAACTAGAGTAGCGAATATCCGCAATAGCAACTTTGAACACTATAAGGATCATGACTTTTACCGTGTAAAAAACCTCAACGATAATCTAGAAGCACAAAACTGGTTTGTGTATATTTCAGAAAAAAGGACAAAGGAAATTTCTAAATACCTCAAAGAAAACAAAATACCCTTTACCACACTTCCATTCCAAAAAGGAACTTTGTTCAACGTCAAAACAGCAAAACAATCTATCAAAATACCGTTAGCTAAAGTTTCTAAAAAAATCGTTGATTTTGAAAAAATCTCTTCAGAATACCAAGAAGATCTTACTTTTAGAAGTACAATAAGTTTTTCTGACACTATGGTTACTGAAAAAATTAAAGCGCTTCGTAAAGAACTATTATTAAGTAAAACAATAGATTTAGAAAAATGGAAATTATATGCTAAATATGCTGGTTGGTTAAAAAGAGAAATGCAATTTTGGATTGATTTGGAAAACTATTATTATATAAATCAAAACTACGAAACAGCTGCCCTATCGAAAGAACTTGCTAAATTAATTTGGTACATTACCGAAGGAGACAATGAAAAATGGCTTGAGCGACAAATATTAACAACCAATAACCCCGAAATAAAGCTCTTATTACTAAAAGCATATGTAAAGAACTTTAATACAGAAAATAATAGTATAGCCATTACTAGTAAACTAAAACTAATTGCTGAATTAGAACCTACTGTAGCAAACAAAACTTCTTACATTTCAAATTTACTGTGGAATAACTTACCAGAAACACTTGCCGTATTGGAAATATTAGAACCTTCTGATGACTATAAAGAAATAGCAGAAAGCATTGCTTGGTTTTTCTATGAAAAAGAACAAATTCAGAAAGCAATAGCATGGGCAAAACTTACTGACAAAATAACCATTGATACTAAGTTATATTGGTTATTCAACGCCAAACTTTATGACGAGCTTAAAGAGTTTTATGCTCAGCATATTAAAGAGCACCCTAATGATGACCTAGCTAAGAAAACAATGAGTGATATTTATTTAACTAGAAATAAATTCAAAGAATCTTGGTTAATTGCTTCTACAATAAATAATGATTATAAAGACTATGATAAAACACAGAAAGAATTAAATAAAGTTTTTAGCTACCAAGAACTTCCCTTGAGAAAAGACATTCTTATTAATCACGGAACATATCTTTTAAACAAAGAAAAAGAACAAGTTCTAGTTACCATTGAAAGCGGGGATGCTATTAACCTTCATGGATTTATCAACACTAACAAAAGTAATATTGATTATTTTGATAGATCAATGACCTATAGTTTGGTAACTGAAAAATTAGCAACTCATAATATTTCAGCTACAAGCACATTAATTACCTCTGAGTTTAATCATACAGAACAAACCTTATATGGGCTCCAATATGAATTTAAAAACTCAAAAACAGGAGGCAATAAAATTAATTATGCTGCTAGATTAAGAGCTGAAACAAATAAAAGTCGCTATTATTACCAATTGGCCTTAAAAGGTAATTACAATATAAGAAATTCCTTTATTTCATTAAATTACGACTTATACCCTGTAAAAAATGAAATTGCATATCGTAAAGATATCTATAGAAATCAATTAGGCCTTTATGTAGAAAGAAACTTTAAAAACAAAACTAACTTCCGCATATATTCAGAAGCTAATTATTATACAGACCACGAAACAGATCTCACTTTTGGAGCTTCTGCTAACAAACCAATTTATCTATTTGGAAATCATCAATTTGGTGCTGCTTTAGAAGCATCTACAAGTCTAGGTTCTGCTGATAGAGTTAATGGATTTCCTTATTTTATGATCAAAAATCAATCTTTTGGAGGAGGAGGGGTTAATTATCTCTTTAGAAATAAAGATAATAGTACTAATATTTCTCTAGATGGAATGTATTTTGCTGACAGTTACTCAGGAGGCTTCTCTAGGTTTAGAGCTCAAATCAATTTACAGTTTTTAAAATATTATTTCTTACATCTCAATGGAGAATTATTCAACAATAAATTATATCATTCCAACTCATTAAATATTGGCGTAACATATCATATAAAATAA
- a CDS encoding penicillin acylase family protein has protein sequence MKYVIRFLFMLIALLLIIGWGISEWFEPKYKGELLLEGISKQIEVYYDEVGVPHINAFNQKDAYVALGYVHAQDRLWQMELVRRISAGRLSEIFGKELLKVDMFFSGLGIEEASEKTILNLDKDSDAYVLAKAYLKGINQFIEEGRTPLEFYLLGIEKEKYTMKDIYNVFGYMAFSFAAAHKTDPLLTEVKEKLGAKYFRELLGGDYENLTLIKSNSKYKRIKEEYVSMVNMLYEKLPISPFIGSNSWVIGADKTRNGKVIFANDPHIGFSQPSVWYQSHIKTPNYEMYGFNLALTPFPLLGHNRKYAYGLTMLENDDIDFYYEENNPNNDLEYKFVNEFLKYDLVEKRIEIKGERDTVYQLKVSKHGPVVNEMIDQLNNRKPVAMQWIYTGLENKLLEVGYEISHATSLLEFKEGVGKLHAPGLNIMYGDAEGNIAWFASAKLYQYRDSLYTKTFLNGASGEDEILRYLDFKENPEAINPSWNYVYSANNQFDSVKGELYPGYYLVGSRARRIVTLLEEKNDFTKQDVGKMLNDAVSPVVLEIVDEFMKVLKKESFSASEKKAIYMLDSWSGYYGVDEVGPVVYNRLVYEFQKNTFQDEIGAAFSQFENTPFMEKVLPVQIKRGKSIWWDDVTTKDKVESKDEIIVKSFKKAFSFLKNQLGGNVEDWKWKRVAFVEHEHVIGKAGGFLKKLFNVGPFRTNGGDQVINNQIYNIDSTGYYKIHAGPSTRRVVDFSDIDNSWGILPTGQSGNVFSKYYKNQAEVYLKGGFVKMKLNQKEIEQSKNVLLLNPVEIK, from the coding sequence ATGAAATATGTAATAAGATTTCTGTTTATGTTAATTGCTTTATTGTTGATTATTGGTTGGGGAATATCTGAATGGTTTGAGCCAAAATATAAGGGGGAGTTGCTACTTGAAGGAATATCAAAGCAAATTGAAGTGTATTATGATGAAGTAGGGGTTCCTCATATCAATGCATTTAATCAGAAAGATGCTTATGTAGCTTTAGGGTATGTGCATGCGCAAGATAGATTATGGCAAATGGAGTTGGTAAGAAGAATTTCGGCAGGGCGGTTGTCAGAAATTTTTGGAAAGGAATTACTAAAGGTAGATATGTTTTTCTCAGGATTAGGTATTGAAGAGGCTTCAGAGAAAACAATACTTAATTTAGATAAAGATTCTGATGCTTATGTCTTGGCTAAAGCATATTTAAAAGGGATAAACCAGTTTATAGAGGAGGGAAGAACGCCTTTAGAGTTTTATTTATTGGGGATTGAAAAAGAGAAATATACAATGAAAGATATTTATAACGTATTTGGTTATATGGCTTTTAGTTTTGCGGCAGCTCATAAAACGGATCCATTATTGACGGAAGTTAAAGAAAAATTAGGAGCGAAGTATTTTAGAGAGTTGTTAGGTGGAGATTATGAAAATTTAACCTTGATAAAATCTAATAGCAAATATAAAAGGATTAAAGAGGAATATGTGAGTATGGTAAATATGCTTTATGAAAAATTGCCAATATCTCCTTTTATAGGAAGTAATTCATGGGTGATTGGAGCAGATAAAACAAGGAATGGAAAAGTGATTTTTGCGAATGATCCTCATATAGGCTTTTCACAACCCTCCGTTTGGTATCAATCACATATAAAAACGCCCAATTATGAAATGTATGGTTTTAATTTAGCATTAACTCCTTTTCCTTTGTTAGGTCATAATAGAAAATACGCCTATGGCTTAACAATGTTGGAAAATGACGATATAGACTTTTATTATGAAGAGAATAATCCAAATAATGATTTAGAATATAAGTTTGTTAATGAGTTTTTAAAATATGATTTGGTTGAGAAACGCATTGAGATAAAGGGAGAGAGAGATACGGTATATCAGCTGAAAGTAAGTAAACATGGTCCTGTGGTTAATGAGATGATAGATCAGTTAAATAATAGAAAACCAGTAGCGATGCAATGGATTTATACGGGGTTAGAAAATAAGTTATTAGAAGTGGGGTATGAAATATCGCATGCAACGTCGTTGCTAGAGTTTAAAGAAGGAGTAGGTAAGTTGCATGCTCCAGGGTTGAATATTATGTATGGAGACGCAGAGGGTAATATAGCTTGGTTTGCATCGGCAAAATTGTATCAGTATAGGGATTCATTATACACAAAAACTTTTTTAAATGGTGCTTCTGGGGAAGATGAAATTTTAAGATATTTAGATTTTAAGGAGAATCCAGAAGCAATAAATCCTAGTTGGAATTATGTGTATTCGGCTAATAATCAGTTTGATTCTGTTAAGGGAGAACTGTATCCGGGGTATTATTTAGTGGGGAGTAGAGCGAGGAGAATTGTTACATTGTTGGAGGAGAAAAATGATTTTACGAAGCAAGATGTTGGTAAGATGTTAAACGATGCTGTTTCTCCAGTAGTTTTAGAAATTGTAGATGAATTTATGAAAGTTTTAAAGAAGGAATCGTTTTCTGCTAGTGAAAAAAAAGCGATCTATATGCTTGATTCTTGGAGTGGTTACTATGGGGTGGATGAAGTAGGTCCTGTTGTTTATAATAGACTCGTTTATGAGTTTCAGAAAAATACTTTTCAAGATGAAATTGGGGCTGCTTTTTCTCAATTTGAAAACACTCCTTTTATGGAAAAAGTGCTGCCGGTACAGATAAAAAGAGGAAAATCTATTTGGTGGGATGATGTTACTACTAAAGATAAAGTTGAAAGTAAGGATGAGATTATAGTAAAATCGTTTAAAAAAGCGTTTTCTTTTCTTAAAAATCAATTAGGAGGAAATGTTGAAGATTGGAAATGGAAAAGGGTTGCTTTTGTAGAGCATGAGCATGTTATAGGAAAGGCAGGAGGCTTCTTAAAGAAATTGTTTAACGTTGGGCCTTTTAGAACAAATGGAGGAGATCAAGTGATTAATAACCAGATCTATAATATAGATAGTACGGGGTACTATAAAATTCATGCAGGGCCTTCTACGAGAAGAGTTGTTGACTTTTCAGATATAGATAATAGTTGGGGGATTTTACCTACAGGACAATCGGGGAATGTTTTTAGTAAATATTATAAAAATCAAGCAGAAGTGTATTTAAAGGGAGGGTTTGTGAAGATGAAGTTAAATCAAAAAGAAATAGAACAATCAAAAAATGTACTGCTTTTGAATCCGGTAGAAATTAAATAA
- a CDS encoding polysaccharide biosynthesis protein — translation MLNNYTENYNELFDQIRSRIGKPVSIDVVVAIIESFGLKDKNIPVEYDFKDIRELATKIFKELRSDLYKDLKNQEEIRKDSNVKKEKEGFLHEVILFVKSYLSNTSSLLTLVIQLATIIIFGLSLYAFVGFNQLQSTAVILGIILGMVLSGGIIQVVGSEVSKHYYLKDFEMVRRMTFFLIKQGVLFLATCLSIIIIFNLLVPIYPFSMVFFTSIYAFLIGVLFLVFAPLHVLKSRIVIFISITFPTLLGIYLAKRQHVSIYQIHFIGLLLAITMVLGFIFFYFKSKKIQKTKRKRYTKGALFYNNIYFFLYGSLINLFFFIDRIVAWSNYKTSNFFFPVLYEKDYEIGMDISIIFFFLLAGSIEYSNTFFITKLNKTRHHTKFIDIKSYQKSIYKIYLRNIGLLILTSIPFYIFVQYIIYGEWGYNHYFAEPIEAINIKIAQISTIAYFFVCWGILNTSYLTFLKKQRTVVKILFIACITNIISGFFLSRFFYYEDSVYGLLIGAILFAGLTFKENINILKNIDYYTSY, via the coding sequence ATGCTGAATAATTACACGGAAAACTATAACGAACTTTTTGATCAAATACGAAGTAGGATAGGAAAACCTGTTTCTATTGATGTTGTGGTTGCTATTATTGAATCTTTTGGATTAAAGGATAAAAATATTCCTGTTGAATATGATTTTAAAGATATTAGAGAACTCGCTACTAAAATTTTTAAAGAGCTAAGATCTGATCTTTATAAAGACCTAAAAAATCAAGAAGAAATTCGAAAAGATTCAAACGTAAAAAAAGAAAAGGAAGGTTTTTTGCATGAGGTAATACTCTTCGTTAAATCTTATTTATCAAATACCTCTTCTTTACTTACTTTAGTTATTCAACTGGCAACTATTATAATATTTGGACTATCTCTTTATGCTTTTGTTGGCTTTAATCAACTACAATCAACGGCTGTTATTTTAGGCATTATATTAGGGATGGTATTAAGCGGCGGTATCATACAAGTAGTAGGTAGCGAGGTTTCCAAACATTATTATTTGAAAGATTTTGAAATGGTAAGAAGAATGACTTTTTTTCTTATAAAGCAAGGAGTTTTATTTTTAGCAACTTGCCTCTCTATAATCATTATATTTAATCTGTTAGTACCTATATATCCTTTTTCTATGGTATTTTTTACATCAATTTACGCTTTTCTAATTGGTGTATTGTTTTTAGTTTTTGCGCCTCTCCATGTATTAAAAAGCCGTATTGTTATATTTATATCAATAACTTTCCCTACTCTTTTAGGTATTTATTTAGCCAAAAGGCAGCATGTAAGTATATATCAAATCCATTTCATTGGTTTATTACTAGCTATAACTATGGTACTTGGTTTTATTTTCTTTTATTTTAAGTCTAAAAAAATTCAAAAAACAAAGAGAAAAAGATATACCAAAGGAGCACTTTTTTATAATAATATTTATTTCTTTTTGTATGGCTCACTCATTAACCTATTCTTTTTCATTGATCGAATAGTAGCATGGTCTAACTATAAAACAAGTAATTTTTTCTTTCCTGTTTTATATGAAAAAGATTATGAAATAGGTATGGATATTTCTATTATTTTCTTTTTTTTACTAGCAGGATCCATAGAATATAGCAATACTTTTTTTATCACAAAGCTGAATAAAACAAGGCATCATACAAAATTTATTGATATCAAATCTTATCAAAAAAGTATTTACAAAATTTACTTAAGAAATATTGGTTTGCTAATACTTACTTCAATTCCTTTTTACATTTTTGTGCAATATATAATTTATGGAGAATGGGGGTATAATCATTATTTTGCGGAGCCGATAGAAGCTATTAACATAAAAATAGCACAAATAAGTACCATTGCCTACTTTTTTGTGTGCTGGGGTATATTAAACACTTCTTATTTAACATTCTTAAAAAAACAACGGACTGTTGTAAAAATACTTTTTATAGCCTGTATTACTAATATTATTTCTGGCTTCTTTTTAAGTAGATTTTTTTATTACGAAGATAGCGTTTACGGCCTACTAATAGGAGCAATACTCTTTGCTGGCCTAACATTCAAAGAAAATATAAACATTTTAAAAAACATTGATTATTATACGTCTTATTAA
- the pelF gene encoding GT4 family glycosyltransferase PelF, giving the protein MNKRVLLITEGTYPYNYGGVSSWSHTLCNLTRGIDFHLYSLNSEFERQPRYLLGKNIKSVTQLPLWAYDHPFDLIDYNISYKEVIEKKLNTTDFVINQQFIPLFRILIKNLIADHPNLDHLEQTVYNLYDYFKKHDYDKTLKSLPVWKEFKTILIDASLEEIEKITLEDISFSLRWLSKMLMTLSIPVPEVDIAHITLTGFPVIPALIAKKEHGSLVLGTEHGIFIREHMIYANSAPFSFFIKNLMIRCSTTITKLAFTKSDKVTSVNIFNTTWEFKFGLSEDRSEIIYNGVDEHKFSCGKKPEHLKDTPTVVAIARIFALKDILTMIRTCGHVKKTIPDIRFLVYGDKNAVPEYTLECNKLIKELELTDSFILAGHHSAPNKAFLEGDISILTSISEGFPYTVIESMSCGVPVVATDVGGVSEAITDTTGFICQPKKFEDLGNKVIYLLQNKEIRLQMGQNARKRVLEHFTIDKIMRTYEDLYLNLQSASMVVKKVESYAE; this is encoded by the coding sequence ATGAATAAAAGGGTATTACTTATAACAGAGGGAACCTATCCATATAACTATGGAGGTGTATCTAGTTGGTCACATACTTTATGCAACTTAACTAGAGGCATTGATTTTCATTTATATTCACTAAATTCAGAGTTTGAGCGTCAACCTAGATATCTTCTTGGTAAAAATATTAAAAGCGTTACTCAACTCCCACTTTGGGCGTATGATCACCCTTTTGACCTCATAGACTATAATATTTCCTATAAAGAAGTTATTGAAAAAAAATTAAACACTACTGATTTTGTCATCAATCAACAATTTATACCTCTTTTTCGAATACTTATTAAAAACTTAATTGCTGACCATCCTAATTTAGATCATTTAGAGCAGACTGTTTACAATCTTTATGACTATTTTAAAAAACACGATTATGATAAAACATTAAAAAGTTTGCCCGTTTGGAAAGAGTTTAAAACTATTTTAATAGACGCTTCTTTAGAAGAAATTGAAAAGATAACGTTAGAAGATATTTCTTTTTCTTTAAGATGGCTTAGTAAAATGTTAATGACATTATCTATACCCGTTCCTGAAGTTGACATTGCTCATATTACTCTTACAGGGTTTCCTGTCATTCCTGCTTTAATTGCTAAAAAAGAACATGGCAGCTTGGTTTTGGGTACTGAACATGGTATCTTTATAAGAGAGCATATGATTTATGCAAATAGTGCTCCTTTTTCATTTTTCATTAAAAACTTAATGATTAGATGCTCTACTACAATTACTAAATTAGCTTTTACAAAATCTGATAAAGTTACTTCCGTTAATATATTTAATACCACGTGGGAATTTAAATTTGGTTTATCAGAAGATAGATCTGAAATCATTTATAATGGAGTAGATGAACATAAATTTTCATGTGGAAAAAAACCAGAACATCTTAAAGACACTCCCACAGTAGTAGCCATTGCTAGAATATTTGCTTTAAAAGATATTCTTACCATGATTAGGACATGTGGTCATGTAAAAAAGACCATCCCAGATATACGTTTTCTCGTGTATGGAGATAAGAATGCCGTTCCTGAATACACTTTAGAGTGTAATAAACTCATTAAAGAGCTCGAACTTACAGATAGTTTTATTCTTGCTGGGCATCATAGTGCTCCTAATAAGGCTTTCTTAGAAGGTGACATTTCTATATTAACCTCTATTTCAGAGGGTTTCCCTTATACAGTAATAGAATCCATGAGTTGTGGAGTTCCTGTTGTGGCAACAGATGTTGGTGGTGTGAGTGAGGCCATTACAGATACTACTGGTTTTATATGCCAGCCCAAAAAGTTTGAAGATTTAGGAAATAAGGTAATCTATCTATTACAAAATAAAGAAATAAGGCTTCAAATGGGGCAAAATGCAAGAAAAAGGGTTCTTGAGCATTTCACTATAGATAAGATTATGAGAACATATGAAGATCTATACCTAAATTTACAAAGCGCTTCAATGGTTGTGAAAAAGGTTGAGTCTTATGCTGAATAA
- a CDS encoding endo alpha-1,4 polygalactosaminidase — protein sequence MSITFLLSSKIFSNSGKDNIFLCYGKVPVQQIVDFKYVILEEAHYTKEEVSEIKKKNDNVLCYISLGEVHQYVSFYKEAKKYTLQGKNTTWNSYYLDLEQKPLQHILLQNIQEKLRKGFDGLFLDNIDNYGPYGKQKHLQKKLVEFLATIKSNFPTIYLMQNAGLPLVEYTHPYVNSVAIESVITNYDFQHKEYKFRKRRERKRIIKALQKIECEYKIPFLLIEYTNNKRKYRKIKRKLKRHNWNLFIGQIDLQRKPTFN from the coding sequence TTGTCTATTACCTTTTTATTATCATCAAAGATTTTTTCTAATTCTGGAAAGGACAACATTTTTCTGTGTTACGGGAAAGTACCTGTGCAACAAATAGTTGATTTTAAATACGTAATCCTTGAAGAAGCTCATTATACCAAAGAAGAAGTTTCTGAAATAAAAAAGAAAAACGACAACGTTTTATGCTATATTTCTCTTGGAGAGGTTCATCAATATGTGTCTTTTTATAAAGAAGCCAAAAAATATACATTGCAAGGTAAAAATACTACTTGGAATAGCTATTATCTTGATCTAGAACAAAAACCTCTTCAACATATTCTTTTACAAAATATTCAAGAAAAGTTGAGAAAAGGATTCGACGGGCTCTTTCTTGACAATATTGACAACTATGGACCTTATGGAAAACAGAAACATCTTCAAAAAAAATTAGTTGAGTTTTTAGCTACAATCAAGAGTAATTTCCCTACCATTTATTTAATGCAAAACGCAGGGCTCCCTCTTGTTGAATACACACATCCTTATGTGAATTCTGTTGCTATAGAATCAGTAATAACAAACTACGATTTTCAACATAAAGAATATAAATTTCGAAAAAGAAGAGAAAGAAAGAGAATTATAAAAGCTTTACAAAAAATAGAATGCGAATATAAAATCCCTTTTTTACTAATAGAATATACCAATAATAAAAGAAAGTATAGAAAAATCAAAAGAAAACTAAAAAGACATAACTGGAATTTATTTATAGGTCAAATTGACCTACAAAGAAAACCAACATTTAATTAA
- a CDS encoding nitroreductase family protein, giving the protein MDHIKEKTVSEAINYRRSVRIYDPEKKLDSTVVKNCIKQASLSPNSSNMQLWEFLHITSKEVIDQIAPLCFNQNAAKTAQQLVVFVVRKDLWRKRIKANLTYIDDLFPKTPDNQQSRREKFARNYYEKVIPFAYFDFLGIFGWLKYLLVSTTGLFKPTYRQVRSKDMRVVAHKSTALAAQNFMTSMAAVGYDTCPMEGFDSLRVKQVLKLPYGAEVNMIISCGVRKPEGVYGNRFRIPFNEIYKEI; this is encoded by the coding sequence ATGGACCACATAAAAGAAAAAACAGTTTCAGAAGCCATCAATTATAGACGTTCCGTTAGAATCTATGACCCGGAAAAAAAACTTGATAGCACTGTAGTTAAAAACTGTATAAAACAAGCTAGTCTTTCTCCTAACAGCAGCAATATGCAACTTTGGGAATTTCTACACATTACTTCCAAAGAGGTCATTGACCAAATAGCCCCTCTTTGCTTTAATCAAAATGCAGCAAAAACAGCGCAGCAATTAGTTGTTTTTGTTGTCAGGAAAGATTTATGGCGTAAACGTATCAAGGCAAACCTGACATACATAGACGATTTATTCCCTAAAACACCTGATAATCAACAAAGTCGTAGGGAGAAATTTGCGCGAAATTACTACGAAAAAGTCATCCCTTTTGCTTATTTCGATTTTTTAGGAATTTTCGGGTGGCTTAAATACTTACTTGTTTCAACTACAGGGTTATTCAAACCTACTTATAGACAAGTCCGTTCAAAAGACATGAGAGTTGTTGCTCATAAAAGTACTGCTTTAGCCGCTCAAAACTTTATGACAAGTATGGCAGCGGTTGGCTATGATACCTGTCCTATGGAAGGTTTTGACTCGTTACGTGTAAAACAAGTCTTAAAACTACCTTACGGAGCTGAGGTAAACATGATTATCAGTTGTGGCGTTCGGAAGCCTGAAGGAGTCTATGGAAATCGCTTTAGAATTCCTTTCAACGAAATATACAAAGAGATTTAA